A single genomic interval of uncultured Cohaesibacter sp. harbors:
- a CDS encoding ABC transporter ATP-binding protein, producing MTSVPLLEAKGLTKRFGTLLANDAVDLVVQPGEIHALLGENGAGKSTLVKMLYGSLEPTAGEIIWKGKKVHLKDPAEARKLGIGMVFQHFSLFDSMTVVENIALALPKGQKMADLSKRIEQVSNEYGLPLKANNLVADLSVGERQRIEIVRCLLQDPQLIIMDEPTSVLTPQEAELLFKTLLRLASEGRSILYISHRLEEVQRICDTATILRHGKLVAQCTPSQETASSLASLMVGSSVKSVEREKADLSNAPVRLQLEHLDLPASGPFAIELKDICLSLKGGEVVAIAGVAGNGQSELFDAISGERATLAEAVLIDGQKVGNKSITIRRKLGAAFVPEERLSHAVVPSLRLSENVLLTRHGSDVPSMTRKGVFIKRTKTGKVGQRIAENFDIRKGEPDPNAGSLSGGNLQKFVVGREIDRSPTILIVSQPTWGVDAGAAALIRQALIDLARKGTAVLVISQDLDEIFEIADRIAVINKGSLSEAKPVEEMTLERVGLLMGGVHGDTPDDVDLSIPAKATPEDGGSNAA from the coding sequence ATGACATCAGTTCCCCTTCTTGAAGCCAAAGGCCTTACCAAGCGCTTTGGCACTCTGCTGGCCAACGACGCCGTGGATCTGGTCGTACAACCGGGCGAAATCCACGCACTTCTGGGCGAGAATGGTGCAGGCAAATCGACCCTTGTTAAAATGCTTTACGGATCTCTTGAGCCCACCGCAGGCGAGATCATCTGGAAAGGCAAAAAAGTCCATCTCAAAGACCCGGCCGAAGCGCGAAAGCTCGGTATCGGCATGGTTTTCCAGCACTTTTCCCTGTTCGACAGCATGACAGTCGTCGAAAATATCGCCTTGGCTTTGCCAAAGGGGCAGAAGATGGCAGATCTGTCCAAACGCATTGAGCAGGTGAGTAATGAATATGGATTGCCTCTCAAGGCCAACAATCTGGTTGCAGATCTGTCGGTCGGGGAACGCCAGCGCATCGAGATCGTACGGTGCCTGCTTCAAGACCCACAACTCATCATCATGGATGAGCCAACCTCCGTTTTGACCCCGCAAGAAGCTGAATTGTTGTTCAAGACGCTGCTGCGTCTGGCTAGCGAAGGGCGCTCGATCCTCTATATCAGCCACAGGCTGGAAGAGGTGCAGCGCATTTGTGATACGGCCACTATCCTGCGTCATGGCAAGCTGGTAGCCCAGTGCACGCCGTCTCAAGAAACGGCGTCTTCGCTCGCCAGCCTCATGGTTGGCTCGAGCGTCAAATCCGTTGAGCGCGAAAAAGCCGATCTGTCCAATGCGCCGGTAAGATTGCAACTGGAGCATCTGGATCTGCCCGCATCAGGGCCATTTGCCATTGAACTCAAGGATATCTGTCTCTCCCTCAAGGGGGGAGAAGTCGTTGCCATTGCCGGTGTGGCTGGCAATGGGCAGTCCGAATTGTTTGACGCCATTTCGGGCGAACGGGCGACACTGGCCGAAGCCGTCTTGATCGATGGTCAGAAAGTCGGCAACAAGAGCATCACGATACGCCGCAAGCTTGGCGCCGCCTTCGTGCCTGAAGAGCGGCTCAGTCATGCGGTTGTGCCATCCTTGCGGCTATCAGAAAATGTTCTGTTGACCCGCCATGGCTCCGATGTGCCATCAATGACCCGCAAGGGCGTGTTCATCAAGCGCACAAAAACCGGCAAGGTCGGTCAGCGAATTGCCGAAAATTTCGATATTCGCAAAGGCGAACCAGACCCGAATGCTGGCAGCCTGTCTGGTGGTAACCTGCAAAAATTCGTTGTCGGTCGCGAGATTGACCGATCCCCGACCATTCTCATCGTCTCCCAGCCCACATGGGGCGTGGATGCAGGGGCAGCTGCACTTATCCGCCAGGCGCTCATCGATCTGGCCAGAAAAGGCACCGCCGTTTTGGTTATTTCACAGGATCTTGACGAGATTTTCGAAATTGCAGACCGCATCGCGGTCATCAACAAGGGCTCCCTTTCTGAGGCGAAGCCAGTAGAAGAAATGACCCTTGAACGCGTTGGCCTGCTCATGGGTGGGGTTCATGGCGATACGCCAGATGACGTTGATCTGTCGATCCCCGCCAAGGCAACGCCTGAAGATGGAGGCTCCAATGCGGCTTGA
- a CDS encoding ABC transporter permease codes for MRLEMQKRGAPSQVMSLLSPVLAIILTLITGAIMFGLLGFNPGKALYVYFVEPLLDPWSLQELVVKASPLILIAVGLTICYRSNNWNIGAEGQFTMGAIFGSVLPIMFPDFQNYAVFPIMLAMGAIGGGLFAYIPALLKNRFATNEILTSLMLTYVALLFLDFLVRGPWKDPDGYNFPESRLFNDYALTPSLFEGGRMHIGAVFAIVAAILVFVLFIRTLKGFEIKVIGETPRAGNFAGFSKEKMTVFAFVVSGALTGLAGILEVAGPIGQLRPTISPGYGFTAIIVAFLGRLNPIGAIFAGLLLALSYLGGEAAQVDLGISEKTAKAFQGILLFYVLACDTLIHYRIRIVWRNKLRAKEVA; via the coding sequence ATGCGGCTTGAAATGCAAAAGCGCGGCGCGCCATCCCAAGTCATGTCTCTCCTGTCACCCGTTTTGGCGATTATTCTGACGCTGATCACCGGCGCCATCATGTTCGGCCTGCTCGGCTTTAATCCCGGCAAGGCCCTCTATGTCTATTTCGTTGAGCCTCTGCTGGACCCATGGAGTCTTCAGGAGCTGGTCGTCAAGGCATCACCACTCATTCTGATCGCGGTGGGCCTGACAATCTGCTACCGCTCGAACAACTGGAATATCGGCGCTGAGGGGCAGTTTACCATGGGAGCCATCTTCGGCTCCGTGCTCCCGATCATGTTCCCGGACTTCCAGAATTATGCCGTATTCCCGATCATGCTGGCCATGGGCGCGATCGGCGGCGGACTGTTTGCCTATATTCCGGCTTTGTTGAAGAACCGTTTTGCAACCAACGAAATCCTGACCAGCCTGATGCTCACCTATGTAGCGCTGCTGTTCCTCGATTTTCTCGTGCGTGGCCCATGGAAAGACCCGGATGGGTACAATTTCCCAGAAAGCCGCCTGTTCAATGATTATGCGCTGACGCCAAGCCTGTTTGAAGGTGGGCGGATGCATATCGGCGCGGTATTCGCCATCGTCGCTGCAATCCTTGTCTTCGTGCTCTTCATCCGTACGCTGAAAGGCTTTGAAATCAAGGTCATCGGCGAAACGCCGAGGGCAGGGAACTTTGCCGGTTTCTCAAAGGAAAAGATGACCGTGTTCGCCTTCGTCGTGTCTGGCGCGCTCACAGGGCTTGCCGGTATTCTCGAGGTTGCCGGACCGATTGGCCAGCTGCGCCCGACCATTTCGCCGGGCTATGGCTTCACCGCCATCATCGTGGCCTTTCTGGGCCGCCTCAACCCGATTGGCGCCATCTTTGCTGGCCTGTTGCTGGCTCTCTCCTATCTGGGTGGCGAGGCCGCACAGGTTGATCTAGGCATTTCGGAAAAAACAGCCAAGGCATTCCAGGGCATTCTGCTCTTCTATGTTCTGGCCTGTGACACGCTCATTCACTATCGTATACGTATTGTGTGGCGCAACAAGCTGCGCGCAAAAGAGGTCGCCTGA
- a CDS encoding ABC transporter permease yields the protein MEFADALLVSIVTASTPLLLAAIGELVVERSGVLNLGVEGMMIMGAVCAFATSLTTGNPYLGILAGITGGAVMALLFAFLTLSLVANQYATGLALSLLGLGFSGMIGENYVGTPGVKLPTLDIPVLSDIPVIGDAIFNQDILFYMTIALVFGVSWFLFKSRAGLILRSVGENHNSAHALGYNVNRVRLYAVLFGGVCAGLSGSYLSLVYTNLWIENMTAGRGWIALALVVFASWLPWRTIAGAYLFGAVLILQFHAQGAGWEVPSQLLSALPYLATIVALVFISRNRTVARVNTPSCLGQSFVPDR from the coding sequence ATGGAATTCGCAGATGCCTTGCTTGTCTCTATTGTAACGGCCTCAACCCCGCTTCTGCTTGCTGCAATTGGTGAGCTTGTCGTGGAACGGTCTGGCGTTCTCAACCTCGGAGTCGAGGGCATGATGATCATGGGTGCGGTCTGTGCCTTTGCGACATCGCTGACAACCGGCAACCCCTATCTGGGCATTCTGGCTGGCATCACAGGGGGCGCAGTCATGGCACTTCTCTTTGCCTTCCTGACACTGAGCCTAGTGGCCAACCAATATGCCACCGGCCTTGCTCTCAGTCTCTTGGGGCTGGGTTTTTCTGGCATGATTGGTGAGAATTATGTTGGCACCCCCGGTGTCAAACTCCCGACCCTTGATATTCCGGTTCTATCTGACATTCCCGTCATCGGTGACGCTATATTCAATCAGGACATCCTGTTTTATATGACCATTGCGCTCGTTTTTGGCGTCAGCTGGTTTCTTTTCAAGAGTCGCGCGGGCCTCATCTTGCGTTCTGTTGGCGAGAACCATAACTCCGCTCATGCACTGGGTTATAATGTCAACCGGGTGCGCCTTTATGCGGTTTTGTTCGGCGGCGTGTGCGCGGGCCTTTCGGGCTCCTACCTGTCGCTCGTCTATACCAACTTATGGATCGAGAATATGACAGCGGGCCGCGGCTGGATCGCTCTGGCGCTGGTTGTGTTCGCCTCCTGGCTGCCATGGCGCACGATTGCCGGAGCCTATCTGTTTGGCGCGGTTCTCATCTTGCAGTTCCATGCGCAGGGCGCTGGCTGGGAAGTTCCTTCACAGCTACTGTCGGCTTTGCCCTATCTCGCAACAATCGTCGCATTGGTTTTCATTTCCCGCAACCGCACAGTGGCGCGGGTCAATACACCTTCCTGTCTGGGGCAATCCTTTGTTCCAGACCGTTGA
- a CDS encoding BMP family ABC transporter substrate-binding protein, with translation MRKLFAAAAAVALGLTASLGAQAADKTKVGFVYVGPVGDMGWSYQHDQGRQAIEKKFGDKVETTYVESVSEGPDAERVIEKLARAGNDIIFTTSFGYMNPTVKVAKKYPDVKFEHATGYKRADNVSTYAARFYEGRYVIGQIAAKMTKSKIVGYIGATPIPEVIRGINSFMLGAQSIDPDIKVKIIWINSWFDPGKEADAAKALIDQGADILVQHTDSAAPLQVAAERGVVGFGQASDMIKFAPKNQLTAIVDHWDEYYISRVQAVMDGTWKSEDTWGGFDMEMVHMADFTNMPEDVAKMAAETEAKIKSGEMHPFDGPIYKQDGTLAVKEGETLDDGTLLGMNWYVQGIDGKVPQ, from the coding sequence ATGCGTAAACTATTCGCAGCGGCAGCAGCCGTCGCTCTCGGCCTGACCGCCTCTCTGGGGGCTCAGGCTGCAGACAAAACAAAAGTCGGCTTTGTCTATGTCGGACCAGTGGGAGACATGGGCTGGTCCTATCAGCACGATCAGGGCCGTCAGGCTATCGAAAAGAAATTCGGCGACAAGGTTGAAACCACCTATGTCGAGAGCGTTTCTGAAGGCCCGGACGCTGAACGCGTTATCGAAAAGTTGGCCCGCGCTGGCAACGACATCATCTTCACCACGTCTTTCGGTTACATGAACCCGACTGTTAAAGTGGCCAAGAAATACCCTGACGTGAAATTCGAACACGCAACCGGCTACAAACGCGCAGACAACGTATCCACCTATGCTGCCCGTTTCTACGAAGGCCGCTACGTGATCGGCCAGATTGCTGCCAAGATGACCAAGTCCAAGATTGTTGGCTATATCGGAGCAACCCCGATTCCGGAAGTTATCCGCGGTATCAACTCTTTCATGCTGGGCGCACAGTCCATCGATCCGGATATCAAGGTCAAGATCATCTGGATCAACAGCTGGTTCGACCCGGGCAAAGAAGCTGATGCGGCCAAAGCCCTCATCGACCAGGGTGCCGACATTCTGGTTCAGCACACCGATTCCGCAGCACCATTGCAGGTGGCAGCTGAGCGTGGTGTCGTCGGCTTCGGTCAGGCTTCCGACATGATCAAATTTGCTCCGAAAAACCAGTTGACCGCGATCGTCGACCATTGGGATGAATATTACATCTCCCGCGTTCAGGCTGTCATGGATGGCACCTGGAAGTCTGAAGACACCTGGGGCGGCTTTGACATGGAAATGGTTCACATGGCCGACTTCACTAACATGCCGGAAGACGTTGCCAAAATGGCAGCTGAAACCGAAGCAAAGATCAAGTCTGGTGAAATGCATCCATTTGACGGACCGATCTACAAGCAGGACGGTACCCTCGCGGTCAAAGAAGGGGAAACCCTTGACGATGGTACGCTGCTCGGCATGAACTGGTACGTTCAGGGCATCGACGGCAAAGTTCCGCAATAA
- a CDS encoding LysR family transcriptional regulator produces the protein MDKLDLNLLRSLQVLLKTCNVTMAAKAQGVSQSAMSYNLARLRSHFGDELLTRQGAHMVMTPFAHGLVSPLDEVFASLEALAVKDQGLDLAQCRESFVIALPDIAEADFAPGLLALVRSEAPNMTLHFNPLGSIDVYDELDSGSIHFAIGAYLEGRVHHKRKLMFYEQFLCLYNPLFFDQNLPDDLEAWLALPHLVMQESKGEPDPLRRALGKTYKRLKVAATTSRLTLVPHLLKQASVVSTLPSSIAMRFAQEHGFKVAVPPVTLREVPVALVWHESFDKSPAHVWLRNAISSSFHPA, from the coding sequence ATGGACAAACTTGATCTCAATCTTCTGCGGAGCCTTCAGGTTTTGCTCAAAACATGCAATGTGACGATGGCTGCCAAGGCTCAAGGCGTGAGCCAGTCAGCCATGAGTTATAACTTAGCTCGACTGCGCAGCCATTTCGGGGATGAACTTTTGACTCGTCAGGGCGCACACATGGTTATGACCCCGTTTGCGCACGGTCTGGTATCCCCCCTTGATGAGGTATTTGCCAGCTTGGAAGCACTTGCCGTAAAGGATCAGGGACTGGACCTTGCCCAATGTCGCGAAAGCTTTGTGATTGCTTTGCCGGATATCGCTGAAGCAGATTTTGCACCCGGATTGCTGGCTTTGGTCCGAAGCGAAGCGCCTAACATGACACTGCATTTTAATCCTCTCGGATCGATCGATGTCTATGATGAGCTCGATAGTGGCTCCATTCATTTCGCAATCGGAGCCTATCTGGAAGGACGGGTACACCATAAGCGGAAACTCATGTTTTATGAGCAATTCCTTTGCCTTTACAATCCGCTATTTTTCGATCAGAACCTCCCTGATGATTTGGAAGCGTGGTTGGCTTTGCCACATCTGGTCATGCAGGAAAGCAAAGGGGAGCCCGACCCTCTGAGGCGGGCTTTGGGCAAAACCTACAAGCGGCTGAAAGTGGCGGCCACAACGTCTCGGCTCACGCTTGTGCCGCATCTGTTGAAGCAAGCGTCAGTGGTGTCCACGCTGCCCTCAAGCATTGCCATGCGCTTTGCTCAGGAGCATGGTTTCAAGGTGGCCGTGCCACCAGTCACTCTAAGGGAAGTTCCGGTCGCGCTCGTCTGGCATGAATCTTTTGACAAGTCTCCGGCTCATGTTTGGCTGAGGAATGCCATCAGCAGTTCGTTCCATCCGGCCTAG
- a CDS encoding ABC transporter ATP-binding protein, which yields MASLSIKNAVKRFGAVEVIKNVSLDLNDGEFLVLLGASGCGKSTLLNMIAGLENITEGEIRIGDRVVNDVHPKDRDIAMVFQSYALYPNMTVEKNIAFGLEMRGIPKEERNKLVSEVATMLQIDHLLDRKPAQLSGGQRQRVAMGRALVRRPEIFLFDEPLSNLDAKLRLEMRTEIKRLHKELNATIVYVTHDQIEAMTLADRIAILKDGIVQQYATPAEIYNKPTNVFIASLVGSPPMNFLNARLETVDGDVVAHVPLTNNPNGQKLDLSLKGYDSDLSGYIGKEVIIGIRPENISYTEEPVKEGHEVVQGEVDVVEPTGADTLCHIKWGINSVLARINNRIDVAIGDKFNCAIDMKRTNVFDKETETRI from the coding sequence ATGGCATCCCTATCAATAAAAAATGCGGTCAAACGCTTTGGGGCGGTCGAGGTCATCAAGAATGTATCCCTCGATCTCAATGATGGTGAATTTCTCGTTCTCCTTGGCGCCTCGGGGTGTGGTAAATCCACTCTGTTGAATATGATTGCCGGTCTGGAAAATATCACGGAAGGAGAAATCCGGATCGGTGATCGGGTCGTCAATGATGTGCATCCCAAGGACCGAGACATCGCGATGGTGTTCCAGTCCTATGCGCTCTATCCGAATATGACCGTGGAGAAAAATATCGCCTTCGGCCTGGAGATGCGCGGTATCCCGAAAGAGGAGCGCAACAAGCTGGTGTCGGAAGTGGCTACCATGTTGCAGATCGACCATTTGCTGGACCGGAAACCGGCGCAGCTATCGGGCGGTCAACGGCAGCGCGTGGCCATGGGGCGCGCTCTGGTGCGTCGACCGGAAATCTTCCTGTTCGATGAGCCATTGTCAAACCTTGACGCCAAGTTACGCCTTGAAATGCGCACGGAAATCAAACGTTTGCACAAGGAACTTAACGCGACGATCGTTTATGTGACCCATGACCAGATCGAAGCCATGACGCTGGCGGACCGGATTGCCATCCTCAAGGACGGCATCGTTCAGCAATATGCAACACCGGCGGAGATCTACAACAAGCCCACCAATGTCTTTATTGCGAGTCTGGTCGGATCTCCACCGATGAATTTCCTCAATGCGCGGCTTGAAACCGTGGACGGTGATGTGGTGGCTCATGTGCCTCTGACCAATAATCCTAACGGACAGAAGCTTGACCTTTCGCTGAAGGGCTATGATTCCGATTTGTCGGGTTATATCGGCAAAGAGGTCATTATCGGTATCCGGCCTGAGAATATCAGCTACACCGAGGAGCCTGTAAAGGAGGGCCATGAAGTGGTTCAAGGCGAAGTTGATGTTGTCGAGCCAACGGGGGCTGATACCCTCTGCCATATCAAATGGGGCATCAATTCGGTGCTGGCGCGCATCAACAACCGCATCGATGTTGCTATCGGAGACAAGTTTAACTGTGCGATTGATATGAAACGTACCAATGTCTTTGATAAGGAAACGGAAACCCGCATCTAG
- a CDS encoding carbohydrate ABC transporter permease has translation MSNLDIVRPQTSSFQWVGRLLIWSILLLFCFWFLMPAYVVISTSLKNLEEIRGGSLLALPHELNFTAWQHAWNQACIGVQCTGLQPYFMNSVMMAIPAVLFSTILGALTGYTLTKWRFKGSNIIFALILFGCFVPFQVVILPMAQTLGILRLTNTVYGLILVHSVYGLAFTTLFFRNYYVTIPDELIRAATIDGAGFFTIFFRILLPISPPIIVVAVIWQFTQIWNDFLFGVSFTTGGSQPLMVALNNLVNTTTGVKQYNVDMAAALITAAPTLLVYIVAGRYFVRGLTAGSVKG, from the coding sequence ATGTCTAACCTGGATATCGTAAGGCCCCAAACGTCGTCATTCCAGTGGGTCGGACGGCTGCTGATCTGGAGCATTTTGTTGCTGTTTTGCTTCTGGTTTCTTATGCCTGCCTATGTGGTTATCAGCACATCTTTGAAAAATCTGGAAGAAATTCGAGGCGGTTCGCTGTTGGCCTTGCCTCATGAATTGAATTTCACCGCATGGCAGCATGCATGGAATCAGGCCTGTATCGGTGTTCAATGCACCGGCTTGCAGCCCTATTTCATGAATTCGGTGATGATGGCCATTCCAGCGGTGTTGTTTTCAACAATCCTTGGCGCTCTGACAGGGTATACGCTGACCAAATGGCGTTTCAAGGGGAGCAACATTATCTTTGCGCTTATTCTGTTTGGCTGCTTTGTACCGTTTCAGGTGGTTATCCTGCCCATGGCCCAAACGCTTGGCATTCTGAGGCTGACCAACACGGTCTATGGCCTCATTCTGGTGCATTCGGTCTATGGTCTCGCCTTCACCACCCTGTTTTTCAGGAACTACTATGTCACGATCCCTGATGAACTCATTCGGGCTGCGACCATTGATGGTGCCGGATTTTTCACGATCTTCTTCCGTATCCTGTTGCCGATTTCCCCGCCAATCATCGTGGTGGCGGTCATTTGGCAATTCACCCAGATCTGGAATGACTTCCTCTTCGGTGTCAGCTTCACCACCGGAGGGTCGCAGCCGCTGATGGTTGCGCTCAACAACCTTGTAAACACGACCACAGGGGTCAAGCAGTATAACGTTGATATGGCTGCTGCCCTGATCACCGCAGCGCCGACGCTGCTGGTTTATATCGTTGCCGGTCGATATTTTGTCCGCGGCCTGACCGCAGGCTCGGTAAAAGGATAA
- a CDS encoding sugar ABC transporter permease, whose protein sequence is MASVAGKIAVRLERLIPKLVIAPGFLAILLFVYGFIIWTAYISFSKSKMLPNYDLIGLRQYERLFQMDRWNVAFTNLLIFGVAFIAISIIIGVLLAILLDQRIRIEGAIRTIYLYPMAISFVITGTAWKWIMNPSLGLETVVRSWGWESFSFGWIVDQNMAVYALVMAAVWQSSGFVMALFLSALRSVDQDIIKAASLDGASTAKIYLRIILPSMRPVFMSAVVILAHLAIKSFDLVVALTNGGPGYSSTLPANFMYEMTFRRNEIGVGAASAIIMLLTVMAIMVPYLYSELRGSKNV, encoded by the coding sequence ATGGCTAGTGTTGCGGGAAAAATCGCGGTCAGGTTGGAGAGACTGATCCCCAAGCTTGTAATCGCTCCCGGCTTTTTGGCGATATTGCTGTTTGTCTACGGATTCATCATCTGGACGGCCTATATCTCATTTTCCAAGTCGAAGATGCTGCCCAACTACGATCTGATCGGTCTGCGCCAATATGAGCGTCTGTTTCAGATGGACCGTTGGAATGTCGCTTTCACGAACCTGCTAATCTTCGGTGTGGCCTTCATTGCCATATCCATCATAATCGGCGTCTTGCTTGCCATTTTACTAGACCAGCGCATTCGCATCGAGGGAGCGATCCGGACGATTTACCTCTACCCCATGGCGATTTCATTTGTGATCACCGGTACAGCCTGGAAATGGATCATGAATCCTTCACTCGGTCTTGAGACTGTGGTGCGTTCGTGGGGCTGGGAATCCTTCTCATTTGGCTGGATCGTCGATCAGAATATGGCGGTCTATGCCCTGGTCATGGCGGCTGTCTGGCAATCCTCCGGCTTTGTCATGGCGCTGTTCCTTTCTGCGCTGAGGAGTGTTGATCAGGATATCATCAAGGCGGCCAGTCTGGATGGCGCATCGACCGCCAAGATCTATCTCAGGATCATTCTGCCTTCCATGCGACCGGTCTTCATGAGCGCCGTAGTCATTCTGGCCCATCTCGCCATCAAGAGTTTCGATCTCGTCGTTGCATTGACCAACGGTGGCCCGGGATACTCCTCTACGCTGCCAGCCAACTTCATGTATGAGATGACCTTCCGCCGCAACGAGATCGGCGTTGGTGCTGCATCGGCAATCATAATGCTGCTGACCGTGATGGCGATCATGGTGCCTTATCTCTATTCCGAACTGAGGGGGTCGAAAAATGTCTAA
- a CDS encoding ABC transporter substrate-binding protein, translating to MKSLKLALMGAIALAATPLAAQAEPVAEVLHYWTSGGEAKAIKELQQAFEKRGGKWIDAPVAGGGGDAQAAVLRSRVLAGDPPAAVQIKGPNISEWAEAGALGDLSEVANAQGWDDILPQAIKDVVKYDGHYVAVPVNVHRVDWIWANPEVLAKVGADVPKTWDEFNATADKLKEAGIVPLAYGGQPWQDATVFETVVLGIGGIDFYKKAMVDLDEDALGSDTMIKVFDQMRKMRDYVDPDYPGRDWNLATAMVMRGEAAMQIMGDWAKGEFAAAGKKPGVDYICAPTPSNGGYILNSDSFAMFNVSGEDKKEGQDLLAELILGKEFQETFNLYKGSIPARMDVPMDKFDSCAIKSMEDMTSAAKNDTLVGSVAHEIAQAGAVRGAFLDVVTAHFNSDMSSEEATQKLIDAIRLAK from the coding sequence ATGAAATCTCTGAAGCTCGCTCTTATGGGAGCGATTGCGTTGGCCGCTACGCCACTTGCAGCGCAGGCTGAACCTGTAGCCGAAGTCCTACACTATTGGACATCTGGCGGGGAAGCCAAAGCCATCAAAGAACTTCAACAAGCATTTGAAAAACGCGGCGGTAAATGGATCGACGCGCCCGTCGCTGGTGGCGGCGGTGATGCGCAGGCCGCAGTGCTGCGTTCTCGCGTGCTGGCGGGGGACCCGCCGGCTGCTGTTCAAATCAAAGGGCCGAATATTTCCGAATGGGCAGAAGCCGGTGCTTTGGGCGATTTGTCAGAAGTGGCAAACGCGCAAGGCTGGGATGATATCCTGCCTCAGGCTATTAAGGATGTCGTCAAATATGATGGCCACTATGTTGCCGTACCGGTCAACGTGCATCGCGTAGACTGGATCTGGGCTAACCCCGAAGTTCTGGCAAAAGTCGGTGCTGACGTGCCAAAGACGTGGGATGAGTTCAACGCTACAGCTGACAAGCTGAAGGAAGCCGGCATTGTGCCACTGGCCTATGGTGGGCAACCATGGCAAGACGCGACTGTCTTCGAAACCGTTGTTCTGGGCATCGGTGGCATCGATTTCTATAAGAAAGCCATGGTTGACCTAGATGAGGATGCTCTTGGTTCCGACACCATGATCAAGGTTTTTGATCAGATGCGGAAAATGCGTGACTATGTAGATCCAGACTATCCGGGGCGCGACTGGAACCTGGCCACCGCTATGGTTATGCGCGGGGAAGCCGCCATGCAGATCATGGGCGATTGGGCCAAAGGCGAATTCGCCGCTGCGGGCAAGAAACCTGGCGTCGACTATATCTGCGCCCCTACCCCATCCAATGGTGGCTATATTCTGAACTCTGACAGCTTCGCCATGTTCAATGTTTCCGGCGAAGACAAGAAAGAAGGTCAGGATCTGTTGGCTGAATTGATCCTTGGCAAGGAGTTTCAGGAAACGTTCAACCTTTACAAAGGGTCCATTCCTGCGCGCATGGATGTGCCTATGGATAAATTCGATTCCTGCGCCATCAAATCCATGGAAGACATGACCTCAGCTGCCAAAAATGACACGCTGGTTGGCTCTGTTGCGCATGAAATAGCTCAGGCGGGTGCCGTTCGCGGTGCTTTCCTTGACGTTGTAACGGCGCACTTCAACTCTGACATGTCCTCAGAGGAAGCAACCCAGAAACTGATCGATGCGATCAGGCTCGCCAAATAA
- a CDS encoding response regulator transcription factor, translating into MQRIHIIEDDPEISSLLSSYLDERHFQCVVSESAEVAYRRGNVMFDLLIVDLMLPGESGLEFCKKVRATSSVPIIILSAVKGDTERIIGLELGADDYMEKPFNPRELLARINALLRRTGPGERKTSAGKLSFDGWVLDLTNEQLHAPRNLLVPLSTREYAVLSILAQASPNPVSRDELAQLLIGHDIEPGDRRIDILVSRLRKKLTDVDSKAQYIRTVRNQGYKFCCEIESSNGTSSARSTTL; encoded by the coding sequence ATGCAGCGTATCCATATCATTGAGGATGATCCTGAAATTTCATCGCTTTTATCATCCTATCTGGATGAACGTCATTTTCAGTGCGTGGTCTCGGAATCCGCGGAGGTTGCCTACAGACGCGGCAATGTAATGTTTGATCTGTTGATCGTCGATCTCATGCTACCCGGCGAAAGCGGACTGGAATTCTGCAAGAAGGTTAGGGCCACGTCTTCTGTCCCCATTATCATCCTCTCGGCAGTAAAGGGAGACACCGAACGCATCATCGGACTGGAACTGGGGGCCGATGACTATATGGAGAAGCCCTTCAATCCACGCGAATTATTGGCGCGCATCAATGCGCTATTGCGGCGAACGGGGCCGGGCGAACGCAAGACATCCGCTGGCAAGCTGTCCTTTGACGGCTGGGTCCTGGATCTGACGAACGAGCAGCTGCATGCGCCTAGGAATCTGCTTGTTCCTCTCAGCACGCGCGAATATGCCGTTCTCTCCATATTGGCACAGGCATCGCCCAATCCGGTATCCCGTGACGAGTTGGCCCAACTTCTGATCGGCCATGACATAGAGCCGGGAGACCGCCGTATTGATATTCTGGTGAGCCGCCTGCGCAAGAAGCTGACCGACGTGGATAGCAAGGCCCAGTACATCCGTACGGTACGCAATCAAGGCTACAAATTCTGTTGCGAGATTGAAAGCTCCAATGGAACGAGCTCAGCGCGATCGACCACTCTCTAG